A single Alosa sapidissima isolate fAloSap1 chromosome 17, fAloSap1.pri, whole genome shotgun sequence DNA region contains:
- the LOC121688196 gene encoding uncharacterized protein C9orf152-like: MDIALLKEQYNWIKEKQRQETCVVVFKKASTSEEIIVKSPVSVVPMHQAMRRRPLERQLSVQEVQSDIFQDQGNSLWRTHLGLHRNGCAVSGVGSYHNQDPFAIQSNLFRESSLESTESSEKLTSDPEELDGSVSLGSSTSGLEAGDSKPSRKYSAPSVLSRQSSLVRSRPTQALSTARHYPFPQLKCPRKSEAAMRLGMYSSF; the protein is encoded by the exons ATGGATATTGCGCTTCTGAAAGAGCAATATAATTGGATTAAGGAGAAACAAAGACAGGAGACCTGCGTTGTTGTATTTAAGAAAG cATCAACCAGTGAAGAGATCATTGTAAAATCTCCTGTCAGTGTGGTTCCCATGCACCAAGCGATGAGGAGGCGGCCACTTGAAAGGCAGCTGTCCGTGCAAGAAGTCCAGTCTGACATTTTCCAGGATCAAGGCAACTCCCTGTGGCGCACACACCTAGGGCTCCACAGGAACGGCTGTGCAGTCAGTGGTGTTGGCTCATATCATAACCAGGATCCCTTTGCAATCCAAAGTAATCTGTTTAGGGAGTCCTCTTTGGAGAGCACTGAATCAAGTGAGAAACTGACCAGTGACCCTGAGGAACTAGATGGCTCTGTGAGCCTGGGGAGTAGCACCAGCGGACTGGAGGCTGGGGACAGCAAACCCTCCAGAAAATACTCCGCACCATCTGTTTTGTCCAGACAGTCAAGCCTGGTCAGAAGCCGTCCCACTCAAGCCCTTTCCACTGCTCGCCACTACCCGTTTCCCCAGCTCAAGTGCCCAAGGAAGTCTGAGGCCGCAATGAGACTTGGAATGTACTCATCATTTTAG